The Terriglobales bacterium region CCGGAGGCGCATGCCCGGTAGTGGCACCCCAACACTACCGTCGACATACTCGCCGGGTGGCGTCATGGTGATCCCGCCGGTGGCTTCCGTCATCCCGAATCCGCTACAGAGGTCCACCCCGTGCCGCTGAAAAAACCGGAAGACCAGGGGATCCAGGAAGCCAGCGGCCGATACTCCCCAACGCAGGCGATCACCGACGGTTTTGCGAAAGGCGGCGCGTTGCGCAGCAGCCTCGGCCTCAGAATCCATGGCCTCGAGACAGTGCTCACGGATCTGCGCCCAGCGCGCCGGCACGCCGATCAAACCCGTCGGACGCACCTGTCCCAGTGCTGTGACCAACCTCTCGGCGCTCGGACTGCTGGCGAACACGTACGTGCCCCCCCAGTAGATAGCGCCGAGCATCTCGAAAAAGCGCCCGAAGGTATGGAACAGTGGCAGGTAGCAGAACAACACCTCGTTCCGCCCAACCGACGGCAGCGCGGCCGCCCGCGCGAATCTTTTCGCGACCAGGCTGTACTGGCTGAACACCACTCCCTTTGGCCGTCCTGTGCTGCCGGAAGTGAACATCACAGTCGCCGGTGCAAACAGATCGCTGGCGCGCGAGGCAAGCCGCGCGAAGATGGCTGTAAGATCGACGCGCGCGGCAGCGTGTCGGAGCGGGGTCACCTCAAGCCCTCGTACGGTGGTGTTCGTGGTCCGATTCCCGGTGCGGAACACCTTGAAGTCGCGTCCAAGGATCGCTCGAACTTCGGACAGTCGCGCGAGCCGTTCATCGCTGTCAGTTACAACGATGTCGATAGCGAGCCGCCGAAAGATCCAGGCGAGCGTCTCAGCGTCGAAATGAACGTCCAGTGGCGATACCAGGATACCGTAGAGCAGACACGCGAGGTCCGTACAAGCGCTGTCAATGCTGTTATCGCAGAGGATCGCAACCCGTGGTTCTTTCAGGGTAGATTGGAGAAAGACACCGGCGAGAGTTCGCGTGTACCAGGCTACCTGGGCGTAAGTGGATGCTGGGTTCGCCTCGCGCGAGTCGTGGAAAAGGACGCGCTCCGGGTGCACCGCAACCCGCTGCTGAAGCATGGTCAGCAGCGAGTATCCGGAATGCTCGATAGCGCGAAATGCCAGGTCTGCCCAGTGTTCCCGGCTTTGGCGGTCCGCCAAACACTCAAGGAAATCGGGAACGCCGGTCGAGTAAAGCCAGTCGTGCCAGGTTTTGGGTCCGGTGTCGTCCGGAGCTTCAGGGGCAAGTTGTTGCTCGACGACCGCCAGCAGGTCAAGGGCAGCCGCTCTCGCAGATACACTCCCTGGCTGCTCGCGGCGCCATGCGGACAGTGCGGTGCCTACATCGGCGAGTGCTGCTTCGGTACCGAACGTTTGTTTCACGGAACGTTCGCATCAGGATCGGCTGTGCGAGGCCGCCGTTACCAGGCGAGTCACGCAGCATCCTACGGTTCAGTGTCCGGTTTCATCCGGCCACTGCGAAGGTAGCGGTTGTGCCAGCCGAGGCTCTCGGACGGTAGGTGTGGCGTGTGTTTGCCGTACGACATGCGCTCGGCGCGCTGGACGTAATCCGATAGCAACGGACGGTAGTCGGGATGGGCGCATTTGTCGATGACCAGCTTGGCGCGTTGCCGGGGCGAGAGGCCGCGGAGATCGGCCAGACCCTGCTCGGTCACGACCACGGCGACGTCGTGCTCGGTGTGGTCGACGTGGGAGACCATCGGCACGATGGTCGAGATCTGTCCGCTCTGCGCCAACGACGGCGCCATGAAGATCGAAAGATAGCCGTTGCGGGCGAAGTCGCCCGAGCCGCCGATGCCGTTCTGAATGCGCGATCCCATAATGTGCGTGGAATTGATGTTGCCGTAAATATCGGCTTCGATCATCCCGTTCATCGCGATCACTCCGAGTCGGCGGATGATCTCCGGGTGGTTGGAAATCTCCTGCGTGCGCAGGACGATCTGTTTGCGGAAGCTGGCCATATCACGGTTCACTTCGGCCAGCACCTCGGGGCTGAGAGAGAACGCGGTTGCGGAAGCGCAGGTCAGCTTGCCGCTGCGCAAGAGTTGGATCATGCCATCCTGGATGACCTCGGTATAGGAAGTCAGGTTTTCGAACGGCGCCTGCTGTAGCCCGAACAGCACCGCGTTGGCGATGTTGCCTACGCCCGACTGAATGGGCAGCAGCGACGGTGGTATGCGGCCTTTCTGGACTTCGTGCTCGAGGAACTCCAGGATGTGGCCGGCGATCTGTTGCGATGCCTTGTCGGGCGTCTTGAAGGCGCTATTGCGGTCGGGCGAATTGGTGATGACCACGCCAACGATCTTTTCGAGAGGAACCTTGAAATAGGGGATCCCGATGCGCTGGCCAGGGCTGGTAAGCGGGATGGGCTGGCGATTCGGTGGAGGCTGCAGGCCGTAATAAATGTCGTGCATGCCCTCGAGTTCGGCAGGCTGCCACTCATTGACCTCGACAATGACTTTTTCCGCCTGCTCGATCCAAGTCTTGTTGTTGCCGACGGATGAGCTCGGGATCAGGCGGCCATCCTCCAGGATGGCAGTGGCCTCGATCAACGCCCAGTCCATCTTGCCGAGAAAGCCGTACTCCACGTACTGCGCCACGTGGCTGAGGTGGATGTCCATGTAATCCATCTCCCCGGCGTTGATCCGCTTGCGGGTCTCGGGATCCGATTGGTAGGGCAGGCGGAGGTGGATGCCGCCTGCCATGGCAAGCGCGCCATCGAGTTCTGGGCCCGTGGATGCTCCGGTAAAAATGTTCACCTGAAACTTATGGCCGCGGAGGTTGGCGTCGGCAATGCAGCGCGCCAGCGCTAGAGGTACCGCTTTGGGATACCCCGAGCCGGTGAAGCCGCTCATCCCGATGCTCGTGCCGGACTGGATGAGACCAGCGGCTTCATCAGCGCTCATGATGCGATGGGAAATGGTGGGATTCAGTACGCGGGAGGAGGTCGCTGGAGCAGTCGCCATGACAAAGCCCTCTACCTATGGTCACACTCCGCAGCCAGTCCCGATGTGAGTAGGGTCACATTCCGTTGTGTCCTGGGGAGGCAGATCGCCTCAGCGGCTTCAATCTCTAACGAGATCGGCCGGGGTATTCCCAAAATGGGCTGCACCTAAAAAATGGGCAAACTCGGCTCGAATTTTCTTGCCCCGCCGCCCGCCTGATTGTCATCTGAACACAACAGTTTTTGAGGTCTGCTGAAGCGACATAGGGGGGTGAGATGCCTGGCTACGCGTTGATTCGCGCTATCTTGTGTTGTTTAACGCGGGAGGTCTTCTTACGCCGTATCCCGCCGCGGTTGAACGTGACGTTGACGCTCAATCTCCTCGGCCTGGTGTGGCTGGTATGCACCCTCCCCGTCTACGCTCAAGACAGCAGCGATGTCCATGTGAGCCCGAGCGTGCCCGCGAAGAACACTAACCCAGCTCCGGATCCTTCGCTCAATACGCATACTAAGTCATTGCGCCGCGATGTCGAGCTGGTCATGGTGCCGGTCACGGTCACCGATCCGATGGGACAGTTCGTCCTCGGGCTGGACAAGGAAAATTTTGAAGTCCATGAGGGTAAGCACAAACAGGTGCTGCGCTATTTTTTTTCCGAGGATGCCCCTGTCTCGGTCGGCATCATTTTCGATATGAGCCGCAGCATGAAAAATAAGTTCGACAAGGCAAAAGAGGCCGTGATCCAGTTCATGCAGACGGCCAATCC contains the following coding sequences:
- a CDS encoding AMP-binding protein — encoded protein: MKQTFGTEAALADVGTALSAWRREQPGSVSARAAALDLLAVVEQQLAPEAPDDTGPKTWHDWLYSTGVPDFLECLADRQSREHWADLAFRAIEHSGYSLLTMLQQRVAVHPERVLFHDSREANPASTYAQVAWYTRTLAGVFLQSTLKEPRVAILCDNSIDSACTDLACLLYGILVSPLDVHFDAETLAWIFRRLAIDIVVTDSDERLARLSEVRAILGRDFKVFRTGNRTTNTTVRGLEVTPLRHAAARVDLTAIFARLASRASDLFAPATVMFTSGSTGRPKGVVFSQYSLVAKRFARAAALPSVGRNEVLFCYLPLFHTFGRFFEMLGAIYWGGTYVFASSPSAERLVTALGQVRPTGLIGVPARWAQIREHCLEAMDSEAEAAAQRAAFRKTVGDRLRWGVSAAGFLDPLVFRFFQRHGVDLCSGFGMTEATGGITMTPPGEYVDGSVGVPLPGMRLRFTPQHELQIAGPYVARYLDEDAAPGSLAALGANQDYWLSTGDVFTVHSGGHLEIIDRVKDIYKNSRGQTIAPQRIEQRFASVPGIRRTFVVGDH
- a CDS encoding acetyl-CoA hydrolase/transferase family protein; protein product: MATAPATSSRVLNPTISHRIMSADEAAGLIQSGTSIGMSGFTGSGYPKAVPLALARCIADANLRGHKFQVNIFTGASTGPELDGALAMAGGIHLRLPYQSDPETRKRINAGEMDYMDIHLSHVAQYVEYGFLGKMDWALIEATAILEDGRLIPSSSVGNNKTWIEQAEKVIVEVNEWQPAELEGMHDIYYGLQPPPNRQPIPLTSPGQRIGIPYFKVPLEKIVGVVITNSPDRNSAFKTPDKASQQIAGHILEFLEHEVQKGRIPPSLLPIQSGVGNIANAVLFGLQQAPFENLTSYTEVIQDGMIQLLRSGKLTCASATAFSLSPEVLAEVNRDMASFRKQIVLRTQEISNHPEIIRRLGVIAMNGMIEADIYGNINSTHIMGSRIQNGIGGSGDFARNGYLSIFMAPSLAQSGQISTIVPMVSHVDHTEHDVAVVVTEQGLADLRGLSPRQRAKLVIDKCAHPDYRPLLSDYVQRAERMSYGKHTPHLPSESLGWHNRYLRSGRMKPDTEP